One part of the Streptomyces nigra genome encodes these proteins:
- a CDS encoding peptidoglycan-binding domain-containing protein → MSDALREARTAEAAAAEDFDPLRIRPYVELEGGGPPDDGETMALRAVPALPAPLTPGGSAPSAQDLSLFDPATATLRVVDDGRRTAGASARRRRTVLLGAGGAVVAVIAAAGLASGLFAYDTPVRDEAQRKDVRAGVPAPSTGTPEATRAPSGSPTPTPSVSASPSDSPTVSPSASASSSADASPTPSPSAEPTTSPTTAESSAPADGNLAADPEEPPVLSRGSRGPEVVELELRLTQLRLYTHSARGTYDRHVEDAVSRYQWARGIWPQEWGVYDLKTRQRLESETSEP, encoded by the coding sequence GTGTCCGACGCGCTGCGGGAGGCGCGTACGGCGGAGGCGGCCGCGGCGGAGGACTTCGATCCGCTGCGCATACGCCCATACGTGGAGCTGGAGGGCGGCGGCCCGCCGGACGACGGGGAGACGATGGCGCTGCGCGCGGTCCCCGCGCTGCCGGCTCCACTGACGCCGGGTGGGAGTGCGCCGAGCGCCCAGGATCTGAGCCTGTTCGACCCGGCGACGGCGACCCTGCGGGTCGTGGACGACGGCCGCCGGACGGCCGGGGCGAGCGCACGGCGCCGCCGTACGGTCCTGCTGGGCGCGGGCGGCGCGGTGGTCGCCGTGATCGCGGCGGCGGGCCTGGCGAGCGGGCTGTTCGCGTACGACACCCCGGTGCGGGACGAGGCGCAGCGGAAGGACGTCCGGGCAGGCGTACCGGCCCCGTCGACGGGCACGCCCGAGGCGACGCGAGCACCGAGCGGAAGCCCCACGCCCACGCCGTCGGTGTCCGCGTCCCCGTCGGACAGCCCGACGGTGTCACCATCCGCATCGGCCTCGTCGTCGGCCGACGCCTCCCCGACGCCATCGCCCTCGGCGGAGCCGACTACGTCCCCGACGACGGCGGAGTCCAGCGCACCCGCGGACGGCAACCTCGCCGCGGACCCGGAGGAGCCGCCCGTCCTCAGCCGGGGTTCACGGGGCCCCGAGGTGGTCGAACTGGAACTGCGCCTGACCCAACTGCGCCTCTACACCCACTCGGCCCGGGGCACCTACGACCGCCATGTGGAGGACGCGGTCTCCCGCTACCAGTGGGCCCGCGGCATCTGGCCGCAGGAATGGGGGGTCTACGACCTGAAGACACGCCAGAGGCTGGAGTCGGAAACAAGCGAGCCGTGA
- a CDS encoding HAD family hydrolase, which translates to MPAAATPAVLTARALLLDMDGTLVNSDAVVERIWRRWADRHGLDGDEVMKVVHGRQGHASMALLLPNRPVEQNRADNARMLAEETADMDGVVPVPGAPEFLASLRGLPHALVTSADVALSTARMAAAGLPLPDVRVTAESVGASKPDPEGFLKGAAELGVDPADCIVFEDSGAGIRAGRAAGMRVVGIGPRAGLHEPDVLVEDLRQVRVESAGDGTIRLVVG; encoded by the coding sequence ATGCCGGCCGCCGCCACCCCCGCCGTGCTCACCGCCCGCGCCCTCCTGCTCGACATGGACGGCACCCTCGTCAACTCGGACGCGGTGGTGGAGCGCATCTGGCGCCGCTGGGCCGACCGGCACGGGCTGGACGGCGACGAGGTCATGAAGGTCGTGCACGGACGGCAGGGACACGCCTCGATGGCCCTGCTGCTGCCCAACCGTCCCGTCGAGCAGAACCGCGCGGACAACGCGCGCATGCTCGCCGAGGAGACCGCCGACATGGACGGCGTCGTACCGGTGCCTGGCGCGCCCGAGTTCCTGGCCTCCCTGCGCGGGCTGCCGCACGCCCTGGTGACCTCCGCCGACGTCGCGCTGTCCACGGCGCGGATGGCCGCCGCCGGGCTCCCGCTGCCGGACGTCCGGGTGACCGCGGAGTCCGTCGGCGCCAGCAAGCCCGACCCCGAGGGCTTCCTCAAGGGCGCCGCGGAACTCGGTGTCGACCCGGCCGACTGCATCGTCTTCGAGGACTCCGGCGCGGGCATCCGGGCGGGGCGCGCCGCGGGGATGCGGGTGGTCGGCATCGGTCCGCGTGCCGGGCTCCATGAGCCGGATGTGCTGGTCGAAGATCTGCGGCAGGTGCGGGTGGAGAGTGCCGGGGACGGGACGATCCGGCTCGTCGTGGGCTGA
- a CDS encoding TMEM165/GDT1 family protein: protein MISLTVTAVVFGVVFLAELPDKTALAGLVLGTRYRASYVFAGVAAAFTVHVVLAVAAGSVLTLLPQQIVHALTGVLFLGGAAVLLMKKDESEEDVRKPEDQSFWKVSGAGFMLILVAEFGDLTQIMTANLAARYDDPLSVGIGAVLALWSVAAIGIVGGKALMRRVPLALITKIAALVMLALGVWSLYEAIA from the coding sequence TTGATCAGCCTGACCGTGACGGCCGTCGTCTTCGGCGTCGTCTTCCTCGCCGAACTGCCCGACAAGACCGCGCTCGCCGGACTCGTGCTCGGCACCCGCTACCGCGCCTCGTACGTCTTCGCCGGGGTCGCCGCCGCCTTCACCGTCCACGTCGTGCTCGCCGTGGCCGCCGGCAGTGTGCTGACCCTGCTGCCGCAGCAGATCGTGCACGCCCTGACCGGCGTCCTCTTCCTCGGTGGCGCCGCCGTGCTGCTGATGAAGAAGGACGAGAGCGAGGAGGACGTCCGCAAGCCGGAGGACCAGTCCTTCTGGAAGGTCTCCGGCGCCGGGTTCATGCTCATCCTGGTCGCCGAGTTCGGGGACCTGACGCAGATCATGACCGCCAACCTCGCCGCCCGCTACGACGACCCGCTCTCCGTCGGCATCGGCGCGGTGCTCGCCCTGTGGAGCGTGGCCGCCATCGGGATCGTCGGCGGGAAGGCGCTGATGCGCCGGGTGCCGCTGGCGCTGATCACGAAGATCGCGGCGCTCGTGATGCTGGCGCTGGGCGTGTGGAGCCTGTACGAGGCGATCGCCTGA
- a CDS encoding HNH endonuclease family protein codes for MSKFYARRRVSILAALTGVIASVGLFNGPTASAALPTPVSAATARSYLAQLTVATENRTGYDRDLFPHWITQSGTCNTRETVLKRDGSGVVTDSSCAATSGSWYSPYDGATWTAASDLDIDHLVPLAEAWDSGAGSWTTSRRQSFANDLTRPQLIAVTDNVNQSKGDQDPATWMPSRTAYRCTYVRAWVQVKYYYDLSVDSAEKSALTSYLANC; via the coding sequence ATGTCCAAGTTCTACGCGCGTCGACGCGTCAGCATACTCGCGGCGCTGACCGGCGTCATCGCCTCCGTCGGACTCTTCAACGGGCCGACGGCCTCCGCCGCGCTCCCCACCCCGGTCAGCGCCGCCACCGCGCGCAGCTACCTGGCCCAGCTCACCGTCGCCACCGAGAACCGCACCGGCTACGACCGCGACCTCTTCCCGCACTGGATCACCCAGTCCGGCACCTGCAACACCCGCGAGACCGTCCTCAAGCGCGACGGCTCGGGCGTCGTCACCGACTCCTCCTGCGCCGCCACGAGCGGCAGCTGGTACTCCCCCTACGACGGCGCCACCTGGACCGCCGCCTCCGACCTCGACATCGACCACCTCGTCCCGCTCGCCGAGGCCTGGGACTCCGGCGCCGGCTCCTGGACCACCTCCCGGCGCCAGTCGTTCGCCAACGACCTGACCCGCCCCCAGCTCATCGCCGTCACCGACAACGTCAACCAGTCCAAGGGCGACCAGGACCCCGCCACCTGGATGCCGTCGCGCACGGCCTACCGCTGCACCTACGTCCGCGCCTGGGTCCAGGTGAAGTACTACTACGACCTCTCCGTCGACTCGGCGGAGAAGTCCGCCCTCACCTCGTACCTCGCCAACTGCTGA
- a CDS encoding alkaline phosphatase D family protein, whose product MAELRLGPLLRYADGSAATVWVETSRPCTAEVRVGGAPGGTARTFQIAGHHYALVPVTGLTPGADHPYEVLLDDTPVWPPPDSPFPPSVIRTPAPGDPVRLAFGSCRWASAPAGEPDPVGPDALDTLAARIVTAPDGERPDVLVLLGDQVYADETSKATRRWLAARRDLNDPPGAEVADYEEYTHLYYESWLDPEVRWLLSTVPSCMIFDDHDVIDDWNTSASWLADMRATPWWRERILSGLMSYWVYQHLGNLSPGELAADPLYGAVRAVADGTDPLRDLACKADAEPATVRWSYRRDFGRVRLLMVDTRAARVLDEQNRSMLDPGEERWLREQALDTPESCDHLLIGTSLPWLLPHLVHDAEAWDAALCKGARGERWARFGEKLRRGADLEHWAAFPESFDALTDLVAEAGSGPDAPATVCVLSGDVHHAYVAEPTWPDGERSPRARVLQLTCSPVHNAVPAAIRFGFRFGWSGLARGLGGWIAGHGRSRRPKIDWRRTGGPWFGNQLMTLTLDGRSARLRLEQARARRGAPAQLRTVMETDLTD is encoded by the coding sequence GTGGCGGAACTGCGCCTGGGTCCACTGCTGAGGTACGCCGACGGCTCGGCGGCGACCGTATGGGTCGAGACGAGCCGCCCCTGCACCGCCGAGGTACGGGTCGGCGGCGCCCCGGGCGGCACCGCGCGCACCTTCCAGATCGCCGGCCACCACTACGCGCTCGTCCCGGTGACCGGACTCACCCCCGGCGCCGACCACCCCTACGAGGTGCTCCTCGACGACACACCCGTCTGGCCGCCGCCCGACTCGCCGTTCCCGCCCTCCGTCATCCGCACCCCCGCGCCCGGCGACCCCGTCCGCCTCGCCTTCGGCTCCTGCCGCTGGGCCTCCGCCCCCGCCGGTGAACCGGACCCCGTCGGCCCCGACGCCCTCGACACCCTCGCCGCCCGGATCGTCACCGCGCCCGACGGCGAACGCCCCGACGTGCTCGTCCTGCTCGGCGACCAGGTGTACGCCGACGAGACCTCCAAGGCGACCCGCCGCTGGCTCGCCGCCCGCCGCGACCTGAACGACCCGCCCGGCGCCGAGGTCGCGGACTACGAGGAGTACACCCACCTCTACTACGAGTCCTGGCTCGACCCCGAGGTGCGCTGGCTGCTGTCCACCGTGCCCAGCTGCATGATCTTCGACGACCATGACGTGATCGACGACTGGAACACCTCCGCCTCCTGGCTCGCCGACATGCGGGCCACCCCCTGGTGGCGCGAACGCATCCTGAGCGGCCTCATGTCGTACTGGGTGTATCAGCACCTCGGGAACCTCTCCCCCGGCGAACTCGCCGCCGACCCGCTCTACGGCGCCGTCCGCGCCGTCGCCGACGGCACCGACCCGCTGCGGGACCTCGCCTGCAAGGCGGACGCCGAACCCGCCACCGTGCGCTGGAGCTACCGGCGCGACTTCGGACGCGTCCGCCTGCTCATGGTCGACACCCGGGCCGCCCGCGTCCTCGACGAACAGAACCGCTCCATGCTCGACCCGGGCGAGGAGCGCTGGCTGCGCGAACAGGCGCTCGACACGCCCGAGTCCTGCGACCACCTCCTCATCGGCACCTCACTGCCCTGGCTGCTCCCCCACCTAGTGCACGACGCCGAGGCCTGGGACGCCGCGCTGTGCAAGGGCGCCCGCGGGGAGCGCTGGGCCCGCTTCGGGGAGAAGCTGCGGCGCGGCGCCGACCTCGAGCACTGGGCGGCCTTCCCTGAGTCGTTCGACGCCCTGACCGACCTCGTCGCCGAGGCCGGGTCCGGGCCGGACGCCCCCGCGACCGTGTGCGTCCTGTCCGGGGACGTCCACCACGCCTACGTCGCCGAACCCACCTGGCCCGACGGCGAGAGGAGCCCCCGCGCCCGGGTCCTCCAGCTGACCTGCTCCCCCGTGCACAACGCGGTCCCCGCGGCCATCCGGTTCGGCTTCCGCTTCGGCTGGAGCGGACTCGCCCGCGGCCTCGGCGGCTGGATCGCCGGACACGGCCGCTCCCGGCGCCCCAAGATCGACTGGCGCCGCACCGGCGGACCCTGGTTCGGCAACCAGCTGATGACCCTCACCCTCGACGGACGCTCGGCACGACTGCGGCTGGAACAGGCCCGCGCACGACGCGGCGCACCGGCACAGCTGCGGACCGTCATGGAGACCGACCTGACGGACTGA
- a CDS encoding DedA family protein produces the protein MLESLADVGSLTAAPWIYAAVGLSVLLDVFLPVLPSGVLVITAATAAAAGSGAATGQVPDDVPDILALTLCAATASVLGDLVAYRLAWRGGPRLDRALARSRRLASAQERLGAALSRGGGALVVLARFAPAGRSLVSFGAGATRRSPRDFLPWSAVAGLAWAVYSVALGYLGAQWLGATWVATLVSVAALFGAGAVATFLMRRNPA, from the coding sequence GTGCTCGAAAGTCTCGCGGACGTGGGATCGCTGACGGCGGCCCCATGGATCTACGCGGCCGTCGGGCTGTCGGTCCTGCTGGACGTGTTCCTGCCGGTCCTGCCCAGCGGCGTCCTCGTCATCACCGCGGCCACGGCGGCGGCCGCCGGCTCCGGCGCCGCGACCGGACAGGTCCCCGACGACGTCCCCGACATCCTCGCCCTCACCCTGTGCGCCGCCACCGCGTCCGTCCTCGGCGACCTCGTCGCCTACCGGCTCGCCTGGCGCGGCGGCCCCCGCCTCGACCGCGCCCTCGCCCGGTCCCGGCGGCTCGCCTCCGCGCAGGAACGTCTCGGCGCCGCCCTGTCCCGGGGCGGCGGCGCCCTCGTCGTCCTGGCCCGCTTCGCCCCCGCCGGCCGCTCCCTGGTCTCCTTCGGCGCCGGTGCCACCCGCCGCAGCCCCCGCGACTTCCTGCCCTGGTCCGCCGTCGCCGGCCTCGCCTGGGCCGTCTACAGCGTGGCCCTCGGCTACCTCGGCGCCCAGTGGCTGGGTGCCACCTGGGTCGCCACGCTCGTCTCGGTGGCGGCACTCTTCGGCGCCGGAGCCGTGGCCACGTTCCTGATGCGCCGCAACCCGGCGTGA
- a CDS encoding DUF2277 domain-containing protein, whose amino-acid sequence MCRSIKTLRPPVLPEEATEDEIRAAALQYVRKVSGFRAPAAHNREVFDRAVDVIAQATAELLDGLEVRGQAARQAG is encoded by the coding sequence ATGTGCCGCAGTATCAAGACGCTTCGTCCGCCCGTGTTGCCCGAGGAGGCGACGGAGGACGAGATCCGTGCCGCCGCGCTCCAGTACGTGCGCAAGGTGTCGGGTTTCCGGGCCCCCGCCGCGCACAACCGCGAGGTCTTCGATCGTGCCGTCGATGTGATCGCGCAGGCCACGGCCGAGTTGCTCGACGGCCTGGAGGTCCGGGGGCAGGCGGCCCGGCAGGCGGGGTGA
- a CDS encoding class I SAM-dependent methyltransferase, whose translation MPTVALMADDCFADPRLAALYDPLDSDRSDLDVYVGIAEEFGARSVLDIGCGTGVFALLLADRGIEVVAVDPAGASLDVARGKPGAGRVRWIHGAATVLPPLTVDLVTMTANVAQAIVDPGDWRGTLRGAREALRPGGRLVLETRDPGRRAWEEWTRERSRRVTEVPGVGAVETWFELTDVRLPSVSFRANFVFAGDGSVLTSESTLRFRELEEVAADLVAEGFVVDEVRDAPDRPGREFVFVARRP comes from the coding sequence TTGCCTACGGTCGCGCTCATGGCTGACGACTGTTTCGCTGATCCGCGGCTCGCCGCGCTCTACGACCCCCTGGACTCCGACCGCAGTGATCTCGACGTCTACGTGGGGATCGCCGAGGAGTTCGGGGCGCGGAGTGTGCTGGACATCGGCTGTGGGACGGGGGTGTTCGCGCTGCTGCTGGCCGACCGGGGCATCGAGGTCGTCGCCGTCGATCCCGCCGGGGCGTCGCTCGATGTCGCCCGGGGCAAGCCGGGTGCCGGGCGGGTGCGCTGGATCCACGGGGCTGCCACGGTGCTGCCGCCTTTGACGGTCGATCTCGTGACCATGACGGCGAACGTTGCGCAGGCCATCGTCGATCCCGGTGACTGGCGGGGCACGTTGCGCGGGGCCCGTGAGGCTTTGCGGCCCGGTGGGCGTCTGGTGCTGGAGACGCGGGATCCGGGCCGGCGGGCCTGGGAGGAGTGGACCCGTGAGCGGTCCCGGCGGGTGACGGAGGTTCCGGGGGTCGGGGCCGTCGAGACGTGGTTCGAGTTGACGGATGTGCGGCTGCCGTCGGTGTCCTTCCGGGCGAACTTCGTGTTCGCCGGGGACGGGTCTGTGCTGACCTCGGAGTCGACGTTGCGGTTTCGGGAGCTTGAGGAGGTGGCGGCGGATCTCGTTGCCGAAGGGTTCGTGGTGGACGAGGTGCGGGATGCGCCTGATCGGCCGGGGCGGGAGTTCGTCTTCGTCGCGCGGCGTCCGTGA
- a CDS encoding DUF4097 family beta strand repeat-containing protein: protein MARSVPVRIAVAGVLVAVVAGVSGCGASAGDDEEPERRSFALEGRTLTVDSDDSALEIIAAEEHEAGAVEVTRWFEGSVVFGADPKVTWSMKDDRLVLREKCSGVVADCSSRHRIEVPRGVTVRVLDGDGSVRARGFEDPLHIKTGDGSVQVSDSSGALDLETGDGSVRVFDVASRKVRAKSGDGSVRLSLGSVPDLVETRSGDGSVTVEVPRAGYRVEAEAGDGSVDVSVPRDASSSRRISAHSGDGNITVRTAN from the coding sequence GTGGCCCGTTCCGTTCCTGTTCGGATCGCTGTCGCCGGGGTGCTCGTGGCCGTGGTCGCGGGGGTGAGTGGGTGTGGGGCGTCCGCCGGGGACGACGAGGAGCCGGAGCGGCGGTCGTTCGCGTTGGAGGGGCGGACGCTGACCGTGGACTCGGACGACTCGGCGCTCGAGATCATCGCGGCCGAGGAGCATGAGGCCGGGGCGGTCGAGGTGACGCGGTGGTTCGAGGGGTCGGTGGTCTTCGGGGCGGATCCGAAGGTGACCTGGTCGATGAAGGACGACCGGCTGGTGCTGCGGGAGAAGTGCTCCGGGGTGGTCGCCGACTGCTCGTCCAGGCATCGGATCGAGGTGCCGCGCGGGGTCACCGTGCGGGTGCTGGACGGGGACGGGAGTGTGCGGGCGCGGGGGTTCGAGGACCCGTTGCACATCAAGACCGGGGACGGTTCGGTGCAGGTCAGCGACTCCAGTGGGGCGCTGGATCTGGAGACCGGGGACGGTTCCGTGCGGGTGTTCGACGTCGCGTCGCGCAAGGTGCGGGCGAAGTCCGGGGACGGGTCGGTGCGGCTGTCCCTGGGGAGCGTGCCGGATCTGGTGGAGACGCGGAGCGGGGACGGTTCGGTGACCGTCGAGGTGCCTCGGGCCGGTTACCGGGTGGAGGCGGAGGCCGGGGACGGTTCGGTGGATGTGTCGGTGCCGCGGGACGCCTCCAGCTCCCGTCGGATCAGCGCGCACAGCGGCGACGGGAACATCACGGTGCGAACGGCGAACTGA
- a CDS encoding FmdB family zinc ribbon protein — translation MPRYEYRCRSCGDTFELSRPMAESSAPANCPAGHDDTVKLLSTVAVGGTASAPAAPRASGGGGCCGGGCCG, via the coding sequence ATGCCTCGCTACGAGTACCGCTGCCGCAGTTGCGGCGACACGTTCGAACTGAGCCGGCCGATGGCGGAGTCGTCCGCTCCGGCGAATTGCCCGGCCGGGCACGACGACACGGTGAAGCTGTTGTCGACGGTGGCCGTGGGTGGGACCGCGAGCGCCCCCGCGGCGCCCAGGGCGTCCGGCGGGGGCGGCTGCTGCGGCGGGGGCTGCTGCGGCTAG
- a CDS encoding phosphoribosyltransferase: MNNAVNDGDWSGSWVAERLGVQLVGDDTLTDLLGLALRRNPKRAHLLVSNVLGKHVPQSPSVVHGAGYDLGRRVRDLLGAEDAAAAVVLGYAETATGLGHCVADGLGSAPYLHSTRRPVPGVARAGGFEESHSHATSHLLLPEDPTLLVGDGPLVLVDDEFSTGNTVLNTIRELHERYPRGRYVVVALVDMRSPADAGRLDDFAREIGARVDLVTAASGTVRLPDGVLEKGRELVARHETAPPAAPATGAPRPTRVDLHWPAGLPDGGRHGFTPAHRTRLDSALPAMASRLAQALPAGARRVLVLGFEELMYAPLRLAHELEQTTGLEVRYSTTTRSPVLAVDDPGYAIRTRLVFPAHDDPADGPGERYAYNVAGAGFDAVVTVVDSAADTPALHAPDGLLAQLAAQTPHVLLAVVPSYVPGPLALPERPPMLPEPLRGPAFSSYAPEEVGWLLQDLSDVTLEAPTEEREEAIQSGGAHYAESLPVEYQPSEQYQALFHSALDESATRLAQAVGAVTEIVLAERSPRPVLVSLARAGTPVGVLMRRWAHFRHGLELPHYAVSIVRGRGIDANALRWLARHHDPRDVVFVDGWTGKGAITRELAAAIGEFEASDGITGFDPEIAVLADPGSCVRTYGTRDDYLIPSACLNSTVSGLISRTVLRADLVGPHDFHGAKFYRELAGSDVSVAFLDAVSARFPDVTDTVDATAKELLSTDRTPTWEGWAAVERISEEYGIHDVNLVKPGVGETTRVLLRRVPWKILARAGAGADLDHVRLLAEQRGVPVEEVPGLPYTCVGLIHPKYTRGATGADGRTVNL; the protein is encoded by the coding sequence ATGAACAACGCAGTGAACGACGGGGACTGGTCCGGCAGCTGGGTCGCCGAACGGCTCGGAGTCCAGCTCGTGGGCGACGACACGCTCACCGACCTGCTGGGCCTGGCCCTGCGCCGCAACCCGAAACGAGCCCACCTGCTCGTCTCCAACGTGCTCGGCAAACACGTCCCCCAGTCCCCGTCCGTGGTCCACGGCGCCGGTTACGACCTCGGCCGCCGCGTCCGCGACCTGCTGGGCGCCGAGGACGCCGCCGCCGCGGTCGTCCTGGGCTACGCCGAGACCGCCACCGGCCTCGGCCACTGCGTCGCCGACGGCCTCGGCTCCGCGCCCTACCTGCACTCCACCCGGCGCCCCGTCCCCGGCGTCGCCCGCGCCGGCGGCTTCGAGGAGTCCCACTCCCACGCCACCTCCCACCTGCTGCTCCCCGAGGACCCCACCCTCCTCGTCGGTGACGGCCCGCTCGTCCTCGTCGACGACGAGTTCTCCACCGGCAACACGGTGCTCAACACCATCCGCGAACTCCACGAGCGCTACCCGCGCGGCCGGTACGTCGTAGTCGCCCTCGTCGACATGCGGTCCCCGGCCGACGCCGGACGCCTGGACGACTTCGCCCGCGAGATCGGCGCCCGCGTCGACCTCGTCACCGCCGCCTCCGGCACCGTACGGCTGCCCGACGGCGTACTGGAGAAGGGCCGGGAACTCGTCGCACGCCACGAGACCGCGCCCCCGGCCGCCCCCGCCACCGGCGCCCCCCGGCCCACCCGCGTCGACCTGCACTGGCCCGCCGGGCTCCCCGACGGCGGCCGGCACGGCTTCACCCCCGCCCACCGCACCCGGCTGGACAGCGCCCTGCCCGCCATGGCCTCCCGCCTGGCCCAGGCCCTCCCCGCCGGCGCGCGCCGCGTCCTCGTCCTCGGCTTCGAGGAACTCATGTACGCCCCGCTCCGGCTCGCCCACGAGCTGGAACAGACCACCGGCCTCGAGGTCCGCTACTCCACCACCACCCGCTCACCCGTCCTCGCCGTCGACGACCCCGGCTACGCGATACGCACCCGCCTCGTCTTCCCCGCCCACGACGACCCCGCCGACGGCCCCGGCGAGCGCTACGCCTACAACGTCGCCGGCGCCGGCTTCGACGCCGTCGTCACCGTCGTCGACTCCGCCGCCGACACGCCCGCCCTGCACGCCCCCGACGGACTCCTCGCCCAGCTCGCCGCGCAGACCCCGCACGTCCTGCTCGCCGTCGTCCCCTCGTACGTCCCCGGCCCCCTCGCCCTGCCCGAAAGGCCCCCGATGCTGCCCGAGCCCCTGCGCGGCCCCGCCTTCTCCTCGTACGCCCCCGAAGAGGTCGGCTGGCTGCTGCAGGACCTCTCGGACGTCACCCTGGAGGCGCCCACCGAGGAACGCGAAGAGGCCATCCAGAGCGGCGGCGCCCACTACGCCGAATCCCTGCCCGTCGAGTACCAGCCCAGCGAGCAGTACCAGGCGCTCTTCCACAGCGCCCTCGACGAGTCCGCCACCCGCCTCGCCCAGGCCGTCGGCGCCGTCACCGAGATCGTCCTCGCCGAACGCTCACCCCGCCCGGTGCTCGTCTCCCTCGCCCGCGCCGGCACCCCCGTCGGCGTCCTCATGCGCCGCTGGGCCCACTTCCGGCACGGCCTCGAACTGCCCCACTACGCCGTCTCCATCGTCCGCGGCCGCGGCATCGACGCCAACGCCCTGCGCTGGCTCGCCCGCCACCACGACCCCCGCGACGTCGTCTTCGTCGACGGCTGGACCGGCAAGGGCGCCATCACCCGCGAACTCGCCGCCGCGATAGGCGAGTTCGAGGCGTCCGACGGCATCACCGGCTTCGACCCCGAGATCGCCGTGCTCGCCGACCCCGGTTCCTGCGTCCGGACCTACGGCACCCGCGACGACTACCTCATCCCGTCCGCCTGCCTCAACTCCACCGTCTCCGGGCTCATCTCCCGCACGGTGCTGCGCGCCGACCTCGTCGGCCCGCACGACTTCCACGGCGCCAAGTTCTACCGCGAACTCGCCGGCTCCGACGTCTCCGTCGCCTTCCTCGACGCCGTCTCCGCCCGCTTCCCCGACGTCACCGACACCGTCGACGCCACCGCCAAGGAACTCCTCTCCACCGACCGCACCCCCACCTGGGAAGGCTGGGCCGCCGTCGAACGCATCAGCGAGGAGTACGGCATCCACGACGTCAACCTCGTCAAGCCCGGCGTCGGCGAGACCACCCGCGTCCTGCTGCGCCGCGTCCCCTGGAAGATCCTCGCCCGCGCCGGAGCCGGCGCCGACCTCGACCACGTACGCCTGCTCGCCGAACAGCGCGGCGTCCCCGTCGAAGAGGTCCCCGGACTGCCCTACACCTGCGTCGGACTCATCCACCCCAAGTACACCCGTGGCGCCACCGGCGCCGACGGCCGGACGGTGAACCTCTGA
- a CDS encoding HpcH/HpaI aldolase/citrate lyase family protein encodes MRHFGHIAPEVRQRLFHREPASFTADSAPRLLSAALGATLYSPATRPRLTDDIVKQSGRGVVSMVLCLEDSIGDEDVQAGEANLVTQLTELARQPDADDPPLLFIRVRTPEQIPDLVRRLGPAVRLLSGFVLPKFTEERGIPFLEALASAETDSGRRLFAMPVLESPELLYRESRVETLEGIFRAVDKYRDRVLALRLGVTDFCSSYGLRRAPDMTAYDVQIVASVISDVVNMLGRADGTGFTVTGPVWEYFRVQERMFKPQLRRSPFLEGRAEALREALIEHAMDGLLREITLDHANGLLGKTCIHPSHVLPVHALSVVSHEEFSDAQDILKPERCGGGVLRSQYTNKMNEVKPHRAWAERTLLRAEAFGVANEDIGFVELLAAGIPA; translated from the coding sequence ATGCGTCATTTCGGGCATATCGCCCCAGAGGTGCGTCAGCGTCTCTTCCACCGGGAGCCGGCCTCCTTCACCGCCGACTCCGCGCCCCGGCTGCTCTCCGCGGCCCTGGGCGCCACGCTCTACAGCCCCGCCACCCGGCCGCGGCTGACCGACGACATCGTCAAACAGAGCGGCCGCGGTGTGGTCTCGATGGTGCTGTGCCTGGAGGACTCCATCGGCGACGAGGACGTGCAGGCCGGCGAGGCCAACCTCGTCACCCAGCTCACCGAGCTCGCCCGGCAGCCCGACGCCGACGACCCGCCGCTGCTCTTCATCCGGGTCCGCACCCCCGAGCAGATCCCCGACCTCGTGCGCCGCCTCGGCCCCGCCGTACGGCTGCTGTCCGGATTCGTCCTGCCGAAGTTCACCGAGGAACGCGGCATACCGTTCCTGGAGGCCCTCGCGAGCGCCGAGACCGACAGCGGACGCCGGCTGTTCGCCATGCCCGTCCTGGAGTCGCCCGAGCTGCTCTACCGCGAATCCCGCGTGGAGACCCTGGAGGGCATCTTCCGGGCCGTCGACAAGTACCGCGACCGGGTCCTGGCGCTGCGCCTCGGCGTCACCGACTTCTGCTCCTCGTACGGCCTGCGCCGCGCCCCCGACATGACCGCCTACGACGTGCAGATCGTCGCCTCCGTCATCTCCGACGTGGTCAACATGCTCGGCCGCGCCGACGGCACCGGCTTCACCGTCACCGGACCCGTCTGGGAGTACTTCCGGGTCCAGGAGCGCATGTTCAAGCCGCAGCTGCGCCGCAGCCCCTTCCTGGAGGGCCGGGCCGAGGCCCTGCGCGAGGCCCTCATCGAGCACGCCATGGACGGCCTGCTGCGCGAGATCACCCTCGACCACGCCAACGGACTGCTCGGGAAGACCTGCATCCACCCCTCCCACGTCCTGCCCGTGCACGCGCTGTCCGTCGTCAGCCACGAGGAGTTCAGCGACGCCCAGGACATCCTCAAGCCGGAACGCTGCGGCGGGGGTGTACTGAGGTCGCAGTACACGAACAAGATGAACGAGGTGAAACCCCACCGCGCCTGGGCCGAACGCACGCTGCTGCGTGCCGAGGCGTTCGGCGTGGCCAACGAGGACATCGGCTTCGTGGAGCTGCTCGCCGCCGGCATCCCGGCCTGA